A genome region from Hymenobacter tibetensis includes the following:
- a CDS encoding uracil-DNA glycosylase family protein, with protein sequence MLSFADRLLHFLATFPAPPLLPDEVVAFNPYQDATVANLMAQFGQKFYTGHRPRVALLGINPGRFGAGRTGVAFTDPATLAAVCGIPNELPQHPELSSQFVYRVVAELGGPAAFYQDFYLGSLYPLVLLRHGKNYNYYDSKTLTTALEPDIRRSLQRQVEELGLARTAAVCLGRRNGLLFEKLNQELKLFDTIRVLDHPRYLMQYKRRELPTHVAHYVDVLAACRNQAQE encoded by the coding sequence ATGCTTTCCTTCGCCGACCGGCTGCTGCACTTCCTTGCTACTTTCCCGGCCCCGCCGCTTCTGCCCGACGAAGTAGTGGCCTTCAACCCATATCAGGATGCCACCGTGGCAAACTTGATGGCGCAGTTCGGGCAGAAGTTTTACACCGGCCACCGCCCCCGCGTAGCGCTGTTAGGCATCAACCCTGGACGGTTTGGGGCCGGCCGGACGGGAGTTGCTTTCACCGACCCTGCCACGCTGGCTGCTGTGTGTGGCATTCCGAACGAGTTGCCGCAGCACCCCGAGCTAAGCAGCCAATTTGTATACCGTGTGGTGGCGGAGCTAGGCGGGCCAGCCGCATTCTACCAGGATTTCTACCTAGGCTCCCTGTATCCGCTGGTGCTGTTACGCCACGGCAAAAACTACAATTACTACGATTCGAAAACGCTGACCACCGCTCTGGAGCCAGATATTCGCCGTTCCTTGCAACGGCAGGTAGAAGAATTGGGCCTAGCACGCACGGCAGCCGTATGTTTGGGCCGGCGCAACGGCCTGCTGTTCGAAAAGCTGAACCAAGAGCTAAAGCTTTTCGACACTATTCGCGTACTCGACCATCCACGCTATCTGATGCAATACAAGCGCCGCGAGCTGCCGACGCACGTCGCGCACTACGTCGACGTGTTGGCAGCTTGCCGAAATCAAGCACAAGAGTAG
- a CDS encoding Nif3-like dinuclear metal center hexameric protein, translated as MPTVADLARVLEAAAPLAYQESYDNAGLQCGDPHMEVRGVLITLDCTPAVVEEALNRGCNVIVAHHPLIFRPLKRITGANEVEQTLLKAIKNDIALYAAHTNLDNVYHGVNRKLADKLGLINLRILDPKPGLLAKLVTYVPPTHTEAVLAALYAAGAGQIGDYSACSFQMEGTGTFTPGIGTHPFQGAVGQPETTAEVRIEVLLPLHIQNAALRALRQAHPYEEVAYEIIKLENIHQEVGSGMVGELPEAVSPAAFRAQLKEALLVPVVKHTAFEKPIKKVAVCGGAGSFLINRARAAGADAYVTGDLKYHEYFQAEGQLMLCDVGHFESEQFTGELFQNLLASTFGGTFALLIAKTHTNPVYYDF; from the coding sequence ATGCCCACCGTCGCTGATCTTGCCCGAGTATTAGAAGCTGCGGCTCCCCTCGCCTACCAGGAGTCTTATGACAACGCAGGCCTGCAATGCGGCGACCCGCACATGGAAGTGCGAGGTGTCCTTATCACGCTCGACTGCACGCCAGCTGTCGTAGAAGAAGCCTTGAACCGGGGCTGCAACGTAATAGTAGCGCACCATCCCCTGATTTTTCGTCCCTTAAAGCGTATTACGGGGGCCAATGAAGTGGAGCAGACACTGCTCAAGGCTATTAAAAACGATATAGCCCTGTACGCCGCTCACACCAACCTCGACAACGTGTATCACGGCGTGAACCGTAAGCTGGCCGACAAGCTTGGCCTCATCAACCTCCGCATCCTCGACCCTAAGCCCGGCTTATTAGCCAAGCTCGTTACGTATGTGCCACCTACACACACCGAAGCCGTACTGGCCGCCTTGTACGCTGCCGGAGCAGGCCAGATTGGCGACTACTCCGCGTGCAGCTTTCAGATGGAAGGCACCGGTACTTTTACGCCGGGTATCGGTACTCATCCGTTTCAAGGAGCAGTTGGCCAACCCGAAACGACAGCGGAGGTACGCATAGAAGTCTTACTGCCCCTGCATATCCAAAATGCCGCATTGCGGGCCCTACGTCAGGCACATCCGTATGAAGAAGTGGCCTATGAAATCATCAAGCTGGAAAACATCCACCAGGAAGTAGGCTCGGGCATGGTGGGTGAATTGCCGGAAGCCGTAAGCCCAGCGGCGTTTCGGGCGCAGTTGAAGGAGGCGCTCTTAGTGCCCGTCGTTAAGCACACTGCGTTCGAGAAACCCATCAAGAAAGTGGCCGTGTGCGGTGGTGCGGGTAGCTTTCTGATTAACCGGGCCCGCGCTGCCGGGGCCGACGCCTACGTAACCGGCGACTTGAAGTACCACGAGTACTTTCAGGCGGAAGGGCAGCTGATGCTCTGTGATGTAGGGCATTTTGAAAGCGAACAATTTACCGGCGAACTATTCCAGAATTTGCTTGCGTCAACCTTTGGTGGTACTTTTGCGCTCTTGATTGCAAAGACCCATACCAACCCCGTCTACTATGACTTCTAA
- a CDS encoding zinc ribbon domain-containing protein, protein MTSKTVATAPADVPVASKLEALLNLQRIDSQLDEIRRVRGDLPEEVRDLEDEIAGYEVRVSKFDEEISGLNDQIKQRKQNAKDAEGLIKRYEDQQQNVRNNREYEAIAKEIELQKLEIQISEKKIKEAQYQIELKNSDIAGTKQRLEERKKDLANKRSELEVIVGESEADEKKLMDERGQATQPVEDRLLTAYTRIRGNVRNGLAVVTVKRDACGGCFNTVPPQRQADIISHKKIIVCEHCGRVLADVEARIS, encoded by the coding sequence ATGACTTCTAAAACCGTCGCTACTGCCCCGGCCGATGTTCCCGTTGCCAGCAAGCTGGAAGCTCTGCTCAACCTGCAACGCATTGACTCGCAGCTCGACGAAATCCGGCGCGTGCGGGGCGATTTGCCCGAAGAAGTGCGTGATCTGGAAGACGAAATTGCCGGCTATGAGGTGCGCGTAAGCAAATTCGATGAGGAAATTTCCGGCCTCAACGACCAGATAAAGCAGCGCAAGCAAAACGCCAAAGACGCCGAAGGCCTCATCAAGCGCTACGAAGACCAGCAGCAAAACGTCCGCAACAACCGCGAGTACGAGGCTATTGCCAAAGAAATCGAGCTGCAAAAGCTGGAAATTCAGATTTCCGAAAAGAAAATCAAAGAAGCTCAATACCAAATTGAGTTGAAAAACTCCGACATCGCTGGCACCAAGCAGCGGCTGGAAGAGCGGAAGAAAGACCTTGCCAACAAACGGAGCGAGTTGGAAGTGATTGTGGGAGAAAGTGAGGCCGACGAGAAGAAACTCATGGACGAGCGGGGCCAAGCCACGCAACCCGTGGAAGACCGTCTGCTGACTGCTTATACTCGTATCCGCGGCAACGTGCGCAACGGCCTAGCCGTGGTAACGGTAAAGCGTGATGCCTGCGGTGGCTGCTTCAACACAGTGCCCCCACAGCGCCAGGCCGACATTATTTCGCACAAAAAAATCATCGTGTGCGAACACTGCGGCCGGGTACTGGCTGATGTAGAAGCCCGCATTTCCTAA
- a CDS encoding tetratricopeptide repeat protein: MATLTARQARAYAEVLKMRPEAARTLLKGTPTESAGTLLVHDCLDITELMISQDARRYQAIINAQDKRLETLEKAEGNGSLYQYTRAEIRLHQAAAQVAFGHEIQGAWNMRQAYQEMQGTVKRYPAYLPARKTLGMMQFFIGSLPEGYRWFLKLLGLSGSIPAGLANLRAAAHNPNDFQTEAQIMLALVEETYYKKPTEALQLVGRLAQQQPDNLLFAYLLISLNKKQHRTEAALTAYRARPIGAGYVPLPYLRHMAADLLLYQGQYSASRRENELFLKEFRGAHYRKDAYFKLYLAAWFSHDAVAAEQFRRQIDTGGRTVVEEDTYAQRFFDDQQPLNRHLTRARLQIDGGYYREALTTLDDFQATNATSLRDRLEEPYRRARAWQGLGQLDSARLLFARTIALAGTAPYYFAPQSALQLGYLYQAEGQRTTAKLYFEKALSYPKHEYKNSTDTKAKLALAELK; the protein is encoded by the coding sequence GTGGCTACTCTCACCGCGCGGCAGGCGCGCGCATACGCGGAGGTGCTGAAGATGCGCCCAGAGGCGGCCCGTACCCTACTGAAAGGCACTCCAACAGAATCTGCGGGCACCCTGCTAGTTCATGATTGTCTGGATATTACCGAGTTGATGATTAGCCAAGATGCCCGGCGCTACCAGGCTATCATCAACGCCCAAGATAAACGGTTGGAGACACTAGAAAAGGCGGAAGGCAATGGGTCCCTATACCAGTATACGCGTGCCGAAATCCGCCTGCACCAAGCGGCGGCGCAAGTAGCTTTTGGGCACGAGATACAGGGGGCGTGGAACATGCGGCAAGCCTATCAGGAGATGCAAGGCACGGTAAAGCGCTATCCAGCCTACTTGCCAGCCCGCAAAACGTTGGGCATGATGCAATTCTTTATCGGCTCGCTACCGGAAGGCTACCGCTGGTTTTTGAAGCTGCTGGGGCTTTCTGGCAGCATACCAGCGGGACTAGCCAACTTGCGGGCGGCGGCCCATAATCCCAACGATTTCCAAACAGAAGCACAAATCATGTTGGCGCTGGTAGAGGAAACCTACTACAAGAAGCCCACCGAAGCCTTGCAACTCGTTGGCCGCCTAGCCCAACAACAACCCGACAATCTACTGTTTGCTTACCTGTTGATTAGTCTTAACAAGAAACAGCATCGTACCGAAGCGGCGTTGACTGCCTATCGTGCCCGCCCGATTGGTGCTGGCTATGTGCCGCTGCCCTACCTCCGACACATGGCGGCCGACTTGCTGCTCTACCAAGGACAGTACAGTGCCTCACGCCGCGAAAACGAGCTTTTTCTGAAAGAATTTCGAGGGGCTCACTACCGTAAAGACGCGTACTTCAAGCTTTACCTCGCGGCATGGTTCTCCCACGATGCCGTTGCGGCCGAGCAATTTCGCCGGCAGATCGACACGGGAGGACGCACCGTGGTAGAGGAAGACACCTATGCGCAGCGTTTCTTCGACGACCAACAACCGCTCAACCGCCACCTTACCCGCGCCCGGCTGCAGATTGATGGCGGCTACTACCGCGAGGCCCTAACCACGCTCGACGACTTTCAAGCCACCAACGCCACCTCTCTGCGCGACCGGTTAGAAGAACCGTACCGTCGGGCCCGCGCCTGGCAGGGCCTAGGCCAACTGGACTCGGCCCGCTTGCTTTTTGCTCGTACCATTGCGCTAGCGGGCACGGCACCTTACTACTTCGCTCCACAGTCGGCTTTGCAATTAGGGTATCTGTATCAGGCAGAAGGGCAGCGCACCACGGCTAAACTGTATTTCGAGAAGGCCTTGAGTTATCCTAAGCACGAGTACAAGAACAGCACCGACACCAAAGCCAAATTAGCCTTGGCAGAACTGAAGTAG
- the pabB gene encoding aminodeoxychorismate synthase component I, with protein sequence MLTVPLTTLPPDFRLRALHWGSRFAHCAYFEPNELPYPGGAFARMLAIATEATDTPSTLAELREWLRGNQAATPVCGFITYDVKNEIEALTSNNYAELSWPNLHFFRPQTWLHWHEDQLEIYGRTENVLEEILSAPLPTPSLPEVPVLRPRMPKPEYLQAVAAIREDILNGEVYELNLCQEFYAEQVQLHPVEVFMQLNEASPTPFAGFYRWHDHYLLCASPERFLACRPPTLLSQPIKGTIRRGATPEADELQRLTLLHDEKERAENLMIVDLVRNDLARVAQTGSVQVPELFGLYPFRHVWQMISTVQAELRPAVDLVDILHATFPMGSMTGAPKIRAMQLIEHYERSRRGLYSGSIGYVSPTGEFEFNVVIRSLQYRADTGYLSFQVGSAITYDSVPEREYEECLLKAQAILEVVGTVIQ encoded by the coding sequence GTGCTAACTGTTCCGCTCACCACCTTGCCTCCCGACTTTCGTCTTCGTGCCTTGCATTGGGGCAGCCGCTTTGCGCACTGTGCCTACTTCGAGCCCAATGAGTTACCGTATCCTGGCGGTGCCTTTGCCCGAATGTTGGCTATTGCAACAGAGGCTACCGACACCCCTAGCACCCTGGCGGAACTGCGAGAATGGCTACGCGGCAACCAAGCTGCTACGCCGGTGTGTGGCTTTATCACGTACGATGTAAAAAACGAAATTGAAGCTCTAACCAGCAACAACTACGCGGAACTAAGCTGGCCCAACCTGCACTTCTTCCGGCCGCAAACCTGGTTGCACTGGCACGAAGATCAATTGGAGATTTATGGCCGTACAGAGAATGTGTTAGAGGAGATTTTGTCGGCTCCACTCCCAACACCAAGCTTGCCTGAGGTGCCGGTGTTGCGCCCACGCATGCCGAAACCAGAGTACCTGCAAGCGGTAGCTGCTATCCGGGAAGATATTTTGAACGGGGAAGTGTACGAGTTGAATCTGTGCCAGGAGTTCTACGCCGAGCAGGTGCAGTTACATCCGGTTGAGGTTTTTATGCAGCTCAACGAGGCCTCGCCTACTCCTTTTGCTGGTTTTTATCGTTGGCACGACCATTATTTATTGTGCGCTTCGCCCGAACGGTTTCTGGCCTGCCGCCCACCTACGCTTCTGTCCCAACCCATCAAAGGCACCATCCGGCGCGGCGCCACCCCCGAGGCCGATGAACTACAACGCCTTACGCTCCTGCACGACGAAAAGGAGCGCGCCGAGAACCTTATGATTGTGGACCTGGTCCGCAACGACCTTGCCCGCGTAGCGCAGACGGGCTCCGTTCAGGTACCAGAACTGTTTGGGCTATACCCTTTTCGCCACGTGTGGCAGATGATTTCAACGGTGCAAGCAGAACTTCGGCCGGCCGTTGACTTGGTAGATATCCTGCACGCCACCTTCCCAATGGGCTCCATGACTGGGGCTCCAAAAATTCGGGCCATGCAACTCATCGAGCACTATGAGCGCAGCCGCCGCGGCTTGTACAGCGGTAGCATCGGCTACGTGTCACCCACCGGCGAGTTCGAATTCAACGTGGTTATTCGCAGCTTGCAATACCGCGCCGACACCGGCTACCTCAGCTTCCAGGTGGGTTCTGCCATCACTTACGACTCCGTGCCGGAACGCGAGTACGAAGAATGTTTGCTGAAAGCACAGGCAATACTGGAAGTAGTAGGAACCGTGATTCAATGA
- the miaB gene encoding tRNA (N6-isopentenyl adenosine(37)-C2)-methylthiotransferase MiaB produces MSQPLITLDFLDTLPTPTPDAITHADSPSGAVRVSPATETGRKRKLYIESYGCQMNFSDSEIVSSILFNEGFDTTEQLEGADLVLLNTCSIREKAEQTVRMRLSQINGHKKRNPGLLVGVLGCMAERLKSKFLEEEKLVDLVVGPDAYRDLPQLIQQVDGGQKAVNVLLSREETYADITPVRLNSNGITAFISIMRGCDNMCSFCVVPFTRGRERSRDAHSIIREAQDLVAAGYKEVTLLGQNVDSYKWASEDGNEHVNFAQLLERVALVSPALRVRFSTSHPKDITDEVLHTMARHDNICKYIHLPAQSGNSRVLALMNRTYDRAWYEERVHAIRRILGEECAISTDMISGFCSETEEEHRDTLSLMEFVKYDMAYMFFYSERPGTLAARKLEDDVPLLVKKRRLQEVIDLQQQHSRLRNQLAIGKVHRVLVENFSKRSQEHLSGRNSQNQVVIFPKKHYQKGDYVDVLVHSGSASTLLGEAV; encoded by the coding sequence ATGTCTCAACCGCTGATTACCCTAGATTTCCTCGATACCCTGCCTACTCCCACCCCTGACGCTATTACGCACGCGGATAGCCCGTCGGGCGCGGTGCGGGTGAGCCCGGCCACCGAAACTGGCCGCAAACGCAAGCTCTACATTGAGAGCTACGGATGCCAAATGAATTTTTCCGACTCCGAAATTGTGTCCAGCATCCTTTTCAACGAGGGCTTCGACACCACCGAGCAGCTGGAAGGTGCTGATTTGGTGCTCCTCAACACGTGCTCTATCCGCGAGAAAGCCGAGCAGACCGTACGGATGCGCCTCTCGCAGATAAACGGCCACAAAAAGCGCAATCCTGGTCTACTTGTGGGCGTATTAGGGTGCATGGCGGAGCGCCTGAAAAGCAAATTCCTAGAAGAAGAGAAGTTAGTGGACTTGGTGGTTGGCCCCGATGCCTACCGCGATCTGCCGCAGCTTATTCAGCAGGTGGATGGTGGGCAGAAAGCCGTAAACGTGCTGCTAAGCCGCGAAGAAACCTATGCCGATATCACGCCGGTACGCCTGAACTCCAACGGCATCACGGCCTTCATCAGCATCATGCGCGGCTGCGACAACATGTGCTCCTTCTGCGTGGTCCCCTTCACACGGGGCCGGGAGCGCAGCCGCGATGCCCATAGCATCATCCGGGAAGCGCAGGACTTGGTAGCAGCTGGCTATAAAGAGGTTACGCTACTTGGCCAGAACGTAGACTCCTATAAGTGGGCTTCAGAAGATGGTAACGAGCACGTCAACTTTGCGCAACTGTTGGAGCGCGTAGCGTTGGTTAGCCCAGCCCTGCGAGTCCGCTTCTCCACCTCGCACCCCAAAGACATAACCGACGAGGTGTTGCATACCATGGCGCGCCACGACAACATCTGCAAGTACATCCACCTTCCAGCCCAAAGTGGCAACTCACGGGTGTTGGCCCTCATGAACCGCACCTACGACCGGGCATGGTACGAAGAGCGGGTGCATGCCATCCGCCGAATTTTGGGCGAAGAGTGCGCTATTTCCACTGACATGATTTCGGGCTTCTGCTCGGAAACCGAGGAAGAGCATCGGGATACGCTGAGCCTTATGGAGTTCGTGAAGTACGATATGGCCTACATGTTCTTCTATTCGGAGCGCCCCGGCACGCTGGCCGCCCGGAAGCTGGAAGATGACGTGCCACTGCTGGTAAAGAAGCGGCGCCTACAGGAAGTTATCGACTTGCAGCAGCAACACAGCCGCCTACGCAACCAGTTGGCTATTGGCAAGGTGCACCGTGTATTGGTTGAGAACTTCTCGAAGCGCAGCCAGGAACACCTCAGCGGCCGCAACAGCCAGAACCAAGTGGTTATTTTCCCAAAAAAGCACTACCAGAAAGGCGATTATGTGGATGTACTGGTGCACAGCGGTTCGGCTAGTACATTGCTAGGCGAGGCTGTATAG
- a CDS encoding sigma-54 interaction domain-containing protein: MTPSEIQSIKQRFGIIGNAPTLNYAIQVATQVAPTDMTVLITGESGSGKESFSKIIHALSPRKHGQFIAINCGAIPEGTIDSELFGHEKGSFTGAQEARKGYFEVTNGGTIFLDEIGEMPLGTQARLLRVLENGEFIRVGSSKVQKTDVRVVAATNVNLLDAVREGRFREDLYYRLNTVPIIVPPLRERGDDIYLLFRKFATDFADRYRVKPVSLTPDAVQDLQRFRFPGNIRQLKNVAEQMSVLETDREVDARRLRQYLPADQSSRLPMLLHAAGAATDGAGNTYSERDLLYKVLFDMRRDMTDLKKLVLDMATGQRPQETQEMLRQNSHLFTNLTPAPYDGGPRPLRQPSADGGATEYILTPNSVDDTTDYEEDVQRVEDIPHETEEETLSLEAKEKEMIMKALKKHHNKRKYAAHDLGISERTLYRKLKQYDLEQA; encoded by the coding sequence TTGACACCTTCAGAAATACAAAGCATAAAACAACGGTTCGGCATCATTGGCAACGCGCCAACACTGAACTACGCCATTCAGGTGGCAACCCAAGTGGCGCCTACCGATATGACGGTGCTGATTACTGGTGAGAGTGGCTCCGGTAAGGAGTCATTTTCTAAAATCATTCATGCGCTTTCCCCCCGCAAGCACGGTCAGTTCATTGCCATTAACTGCGGTGCCATCCCTGAAGGAACCATTGACTCGGAACTGTTCGGACACGAGAAAGGCTCGTTTACGGGTGCCCAGGAAGCACGCAAAGGCTACTTCGAGGTAACCAACGGTGGCACCATCTTCCTTGACGAAATTGGGGAGATGCCGCTAGGCACACAGGCACGTTTGCTACGGGTGCTGGAAAACGGTGAGTTTATTCGAGTTGGGTCCAGCAAAGTGCAGAAAACTGACGTGCGTGTAGTAGCAGCTACCAACGTAAATTTGCTGGATGCCGTGCGCGAAGGCCGCTTTCGTGAAGACCTGTACTACCGCCTGAATACAGTGCCTATCATAGTTCCACCACTACGTGAGCGGGGCGACGACATCTATCTATTATTCAGAAAGTTTGCTACTGATTTTGCTGACCGTTATCGGGTAAAACCAGTGTCGTTGACGCCGGATGCTGTGCAGGATTTACAGCGCTTCCGCTTCCCCGGCAATATTCGGCAACTTAAGAACGTGGCCGAGCAAATGTCGGTGCTGGAAACCGACCGGGAGGTGGACGCGCGTCGTCTGCGCCAGTACCTACCCGCCGACCAAAGCAGCCGCTTACCCATGCTTTTGCACGCGGCCGGCGCAGCCACCGATGGGGCCGGCAACACGTACTCTGAGCGTGACTTGCTGTACAAGGTGCTCTTCGATATGCGCCGCGACATGACGGACCTCAAGAAGCTGGTGCTGGATATGGCTACTGGTCAGCGCCCCCAGGAAACGCAGGAAATGCTGCGCCAAAACAGCCACCTGTTTACCAACTTAACTCCAGCCCCCTACGATGGCGGTCCACGGCCCTTACGGCAGCCTTCTGCTGATGGAGGAGCGACAGAATATATCCTCACGCCCAATTCAGTGGATGATACCACTGACTACGAGGAAGATGTGCAGCGGGTAGAAGATATTCCGCACGAAACCGAAGAGGAAACTCTCTCGCTAGAGGCGAAAGAGAAAGAGATGATTATGAAGGCGCTGAAAAAACACCACAACAAGCGCAAATACGCCGCCCACGACCTGGGTATTTCCGAACGCACCCTGTATCGCAAACTCAAGCAGTATGACCTGGAACAAGCGTAG
- a CDS encoding LptE family protein, with translation MTWNKRSGPKSLSSWMLSFSLVFLLALTGCSVYSFSGTNIDPSVKSISISTFQNTSNNGPSSLSQRFTEDFKDYFQRNTSIKQVPRDGDLQFEGEIIAFDYAPAAIQQQDGRDQAGVNRLTIQVRVKFTNTKDPTQDFEQTFQQPEDFPATQDIASINNDPAAVRRVTQRIITDVFNKSVANW, from the coding sequence ATGACCTGGAACAAGCGTAGTGGCCCAAAGAGCCTAAGCAGTTGGATGTTGAGCTTTTCGTTGGTATTCCTGCTGGCACTGACTGGCTGCTCCGTCTATTCTTTTAGCGGCACCAACATCGACCCTTCTGTGAAGAGCATTTCTATCTCCACCTTCCAGAATACATCCAACAATGGTCCTTCTTCTTTGTCGCAACGCTTCACCGAAGACTTCAAAGACTACTTCCAGCGCAATACGTCCATCAAGCAGGTGCCTCGGGACGGAGACTTACAGTTTGAAGGTGAGATAATTGCATTCGATTATGCACCCGCGGCTATCCAGCAGCAGGACGGCCGCGACCAGGCCGGTGTAAACCGCCTGACCATTCAAGTACGCGTGAAATTCACTAACACCAAGGACCCTACCCAGGATTTCGAGCAGACCTTCCAGCAGCCCGAAGACTTTCCGGCCACGCAGGATATTGCCAGCATCAACAACGACCCCGCTGCTGTGCGCCGGGTCACGCAACGAATCATCACAGACGTATTCAACAAGTCGGTAGCCAACTGGTGA
- the secG gene encoding preprotein translocase subunit SecG gives MYITLIVIILIVCFLLAVVVLAQNPKGGGLSSQFGSGGAANLMGVKRTGDLLERLTWGFAIGLMVLTLGTHVLNGTSAGTGPVRSVNQRKALETRLPAAPAPAIPGAAAPGGAAAPAGQQPASAPASPPPAQ, from the coding sequence ATGTACATTACGCTCATTGTTATCATTCTTATCGTGTGTTTCTTGCTGGCCGTTGTAGTACTGGCTCAGAACCCCAAGGGCGGTGGATTGTCGAGCCAGTTTGGTTCGGGTGGTGCTGCAAACCTGATGGGCGTGAAACGCACGGGCGACTTGCTAGAGCGCCTCACGTGGGGCTTCGCTATCGGCTTGATGGTTCTGACGCTCGGCACGCATGTACTCAATGGCACCTCAGCCGGCACCGGCCCGGTACGAAGCGTAAACCAGCGCAAAGCTCTCGAAACTCGTTTGCCAGCTGCGCCTGCACCCGCTATTCCTGGAGCAGCAGCACCCGGTGGCGCGGCAGCCCCGGCCGGTCAGCAGCCTGCATCGGCTCCGGCTAGTCCTCCACCAGCACAGTAG
- the groES gene encoding co-chaperone GroES encodes MSLSMKPLADRVIIAPAAAEEKTKSGIIIPDTAKEKPQRGEVVAVGEGKVADSGTTIQPQVKVGDQVLYGKYAGTEITIDGQDYLIMRESDIFAVI; translated from the coding sequence ATGTCGCTTAGCATGAAACCGCTGGCTGACCGCGTAATTATCGCGCCTGCCGCCGCCGAGGAGAAAACCAAGTCGGGTATTATTATCCCCGATACGGCCAAGGAGAAGCCACAGCGCGGCGAAGTAGTAGCCGTAGGCGAAGGCAAAGTGGCCGATAGCGGCACCACCATCCAGCCTCAAGTAAAAGTTGGCGACCAAGTGCTCTACGGCAAGTATGCCGGCACCGAAATCACCATCGACGGCCAAGACTACCTCATTATGCGGGAGTCGGATATTTTCGCCGTAATCTAA